Below is a genomic region from Candidatus Woesearchaeota archaeon.
GGAATATTTCTGTCTTATAAAAAATATCATCACCCTCATTCAGCGAATTGACCAATAAATAAAATTCAAATTTCTCTGCTTTGATTCTTTTATTTTCTTTATATATCGTATAATAAAGCCGTATCAGCTGCAGAGAAAAATTAGAGGCGGACAGCAGCTCCGCATTTCCGCCGTCAATAAATGCAATCTTATTTTTATTATTTGCAGCCTTGATCTCTTTAAAATTATCCTTGGAAACCCTGACCGGCTTATATGACTTGTCCGCAAATGCGCAATAGCTTCCCTGATTTTCTGAGGCTGTATTTAGGGATTTTATTATCTTTTCAAATATCTCGGAATTCATAAAGACAGAGTGTTTTGCCTCTTTATAAATATTTGTTCAAAATTACTTCAGCACCCTCTTGGCCAGTTTCCTCAAATTCTTTTCAATCCCTTTGCTCTGCTTCTCTGCTTCATTCATTATCCTGAGCAGCAATGCAAATCCGTCTTTTTTCGGCAGCACGCCTTTCTTCATCAAATACCTTATCTCCCTCTCTGCAATGCCCTTTGTTATTGAAACTGCTTTTATGCCGAGCTTTGCTATTTTCTTGGCTTCTTTTATCATTTTTCACCTCCTAATATTTTCCTTCCCTCAAAATCGATATTATCAGCACTGCGCCTAATACAAAAACAACAGCCATTCCGGCAAATGCGTATGACTCATATTGCGTTTTCATAAGCAGAGCCATCCCGATAACTATTGCCCCGATTATCATGCCCAATGCCAATCTGTTGCTTGACTTGTCTATCTCGAAACCGAGTTTTTTAATCTCTTCATCCTCTATGTCGAGCTTTATCTTGCCTGCTGCTGCCTTGTCAATTATCTCCTTTGCTTTCTCAGGAAATTCATCAAGAATTTCCTTTATTTCCCTGCCCTTCTTCAGAAATGCCCTGATCAGCTCGCTGGGCCTTGCCCTGTTAGCCAGAATTTTCTTCACATATGGCTCAGCATACTCGTTGATGTCAAACTCGGGATTTATCAGCTTGGCCGATCCTTCCAATGTAATCAGCGCTTTCGCAAACAAAATTATATTCGCAGGCATCTTTATATTGTGCTTAAAGCAGAGATTAAGCAAATTTCGCAGCATGCTTGTTATGTTCATCTGCCTTATCTGCGCGCCTCGCCATTCATTGATCACTTCAGTAATTTCATCCTCAAATGTTTCTAATCCAATGGCATCATCTGATTTTCCTATTTTCATCAATAGGCTTTTTACTTCTCTGGAATCCTTCTCCAGCAATGCTATGAACAAATCCAGCGACTGGTTTTTAAGCTGCTTGCTCATATAGCCCACTATTCCAAAATCAAGAAATGCTATTTTATGGCCTGTCAGCAATATGTTTCCCGGATGAAGGTCTGCATGAAAAAATCCATCCTCAAAAACCTGCTTCAATATGGCATCAGCAGCTATCTTTTCCACCAGCTTTCTGTCAATCTTCTTGTCATCCATATCTTTCAGCTTTGTCCCTTTAATATATTCCATTGTCAGCACTCTGCTTGTTGTGTAATCCAGGTAGACTTTTGGAATCTTGATTGTTTTTGAGTTTTCAAAATTCTGGTAGAAC
It encodes:
- a CDS encoding AarF/ABC1/UbiB kinase family protein; protein product: MIKEDMRDFGRFYHVLNVLFKNRLGYFLEKHGLHIYLPFHKKLMRHKFIAPLKPEVRWRQAFEELGGTFVKLGQLLSLRPDLVPFEYCEEFQKLQDDVPAFPFSEVKKIVEKELKKPLNKIFRSFNETPIGSASIGQVHEAVLKNNKKVVVKVQRPHIDQIMRADIDILYTFAKMIEKGRKFSNITPTEIMNEFEKYTKKELDYVLEGRNIDQFYQNFENSKTIKIPKVYLDYTTSRVLTMEYIKGTKLKDMDDKKIDRKLVEKIAADAILKQVFEDGFFHADLHPGNILLTGHKIAFLDFGIVGYMSKQLKNQSLDLFIALLEKDSREVKSLLMKIGKSDDAIGLETFEDEITEVINEWRGAQIRQMNITSMLRNLLNLCFKHNIKMPANIILFAKALITLEGSAKLINPEFDINEYAEPYVKKILANRARPSELIRAFLKKGREIKEILDEFPEKAKEIIDKAAAGKIKLDIEDEEIKKLGFEIDKSSNRLALGMIIGAIVIGMALLMKTQYESYAFAGMAVVFVLGAVLIISILREGKY